A region of the Theileria equi strain WA chromosome 4 map unlocalized gcontig_1105316255039, whole genome shotgun sequence genome:
CAAGCTCATGGAGGCAGAAACCTGGAGCATCGCTAAAGAACTTGGAATAAGATGACTTTAGGAGAGCCTTCCTTCCCTTGGCACCTCCAGAACCACAGACAATAAGCGATATGTCTTGATAATCTATAAACTCCATATCATGATCATGTCCAGCAATATAGGCATCGACTTGAGCCTCCTTGAGGAGGGGAAGTAAGTGGTAGGCCAAGTTTGAGTCTCCCTTTGAAGCACCTGAAGATATTATAGGCTTGTCACCGACAACAATAATGTAGTCTACAATTTTGGGTGCAATTTCTAAGGTGGTCTTCAATTCGTTCCAGGCCGAATCCGTGACATCCTTAAAGGGAAATGCATGAGACAAGATCCAGGTAtctatgaatataaagcCAACACTCATGTCCTTGTGACCACTCTTTAACAAGGATACGCCTAAAAGTTGCATGTAAACGAATGGTACGGCATATAGACATAAAACGTACTTGCGTTTGTAGCAAAGTGTGTAAAATAGTGATACCACCAATTCGGCATAATAAGCCTAGGAAGCCCATTTGTCTTCTTTCCTTCCTCATTTACAGTAATGGTTTGCCCATTAAGGTATATTTGTTGCGACCTGTTAATCTGAGAGTTGTAATCACCTTGCCAATCTCCAGAACCTAGTACAGTAAACATGGGTATGTCCATAATTCCAGAATCATCGTTATAGATATTTTCAAACTGTGAGATCCACTTATCGTCGGAGATGCCAGAAACACCATATTCAAAGTTAGAGCCTGGTGATACGAGAAATGTAACGCGTTcattttgtacaatttCCTTGAGTTTTCCAGCTACTTTAGCTTGTGTTTTTGTTC
Encoded here:
- a CDS encoding acid phosphatase protein, putative (encoded by transcript BEWA_054990A), with protein sequence MIKMCAAFSLFLLYCSFVSAKLRFASIGDWGTGTKTQAKVAGKLKEIVQNERVTFLVSPGSNFEYGVSGISDDKWISQFENIYNDDSGIMDIPMFTVLGSGDWQGDYNSQINRSQQIYLNGQTITVNEEGKKTNGLPRLIMPNWWYHYFTHFATNASVSLLKSGHKDMSVGFIFIDTWILSHAFPFKDVTDSAWNELKTTLEIAPKIVDYIIVVGDKPIISSGASKGDSNLAYHLLPLLKEAQVDAYIAGHDHDMEFIDYQDISLIVCGSGGAKGRKALLKSSYSKFFSDAPGFCLHELDADGFTTKFIDGETGQVIFSHTRAPKERKQRQFGNEIQQISKLPDVILHPVGFFGNVTHKDTFTRIVGTIGIIIALVHVVLATSTTLGKSVN